TACAATATGTCTcggaagtaaatgaaaacagaatacatataaagatagaagagaacgccgggcttgcagacgcctgcaggactacctcgggatctctagctgaACTGAAGGCAACCACCCAAAGCTACAGTctaaaagctgctccgggatctgcacatagtgcagagtgtagcatcagcacaaccgaccccatgtgctagtaagtgccaagcctagcctcagcgaagtagtgacgagactaggaccatactaccaaataaacctgtgcagttatataatatgcaacagaaaataaaacaggaacaacaagtaaagatgggagggggtacatgctgcgggggaatatcaatACCAACAGTAGACTAAGAGAAAAACATGAGGAAAATTTAGAATTTACAGTAAAACAATAATAACActattgtggcatgcaacccgatccatatcatttatcattgttgtgacgtgcaacccgatctaattatattattgtagtggcgtgcaacctgatccatttatatcattgttgcggcgtgcaacccgatccaaatataatattgttgcggcgctcaacccgatccacatatacagttcaataTCAACTCACAAATAGAGTCctgacaagggatcaataaagaaacaacactatcccggcaagggaatcgacagtataagtaaatacatcacggcaagggaaaatcagctataaccaaacttgttccaacatctaactacctcaactagcaccaatactcaatcataagtaatatccacgagaataatcataatcctttctcaacacagagaatcaacaacttaggcattcacAGTATTtgttaagaacacaacaatttcactttaagactcatggtcatgcttgacaccaacgtatagatactcgttaccatgcctatacgtcgtactcaacaagtaacacgtagcaaataggacacaactcctagtccctcaagctaaggttagaccaaacacttaactgaacttccacggccaactcaagcctcaaacactacttttccttttgaatttggctccaaatcaattgtatctagacataatcgacttaacaacatcaaaaaacaccaaacaatccaattccaatgcttaattatagatttcctatcaattttcccaaaaagtcaaaaatcgacctcggacccgcttggtcaaaacatgatatttagaccaaaacccgatcacctattcagccacgagcccgaatatataattagttcaaaaattcaacccaaaaatgaggtctaaatccaAATTATACAAAAACCCCTAaatctacccaaatccctaattttctacccttaagaacatgattaaaGCCTAGAAacctaatgggtgttaatgaaaattgaagaaaatgagtctaagattacatacctatggattTGTGGTGAAGCTCTCTtttaaaaatcgcccaatttggagtttggaagaagaagttatgaaatgtTGGTTAAATTCCGTTTTACTTCTGatttaaaatcactggacaggccttcatcgcattcgcgataggCCTGGCGCGTTCTCGATGGGTCAGGCTTAGGTGATCTTCACGTTTGCGTTCATAGGCTCACATTCGCGGAGCTTCAGCTCctagagccttcgcgttcgcagtcAGTTGGCcgtgttcgcgtagaacaaaatgtGAACCTCTTCCCCCAAGCCAttagcctacgcgttcgcgagtgcctGGACGCGTTCACGAAGGTTACTCCCTCCACAgacccgcattcgcgaagaataAACTGGCATCTGAGGAAGTTGCCTTACGCGTGAGCGAGTGGGACCACACGAACTCGAAGAACAAATCCTCTGTGCACTGAGacagcaaaaacctgcaactttttccaaGATCAAAACCTTTCgaaacccatccgaaactcacccgagccctcggggatccaaaccaaacttgcatactaactcaaaaatatcttatgaacttatccgtgcgatcaaatcaccaaaataacctcttaaacgacgaatttagcatagaaatctaagaaaaatctcaaaactttcaaagtatgaattttcacaactacgggtccgaatcacctcaaacgacttccgtttattaccaaatttcacagtcttatcttaaatcacatatatggtcccgataccatcgagttttaaacacattttatTTCCAAAGCTcagaaataattttaaaaaataattttctttaaaaattcatttctcgggcttgggacctcagaattcgattccgggcatacacctaagtcccatattttcctaccaACCCTCTGGGATCATCAAATTATGGGTTCGAGTccatttaccaaaaatgttgaccgaagtcaacttaaatctattttaaagtcaaaattcatcatttttcatagattttcatcaaaatggctttccggctacgctccagaactgcgcacgcaaattgaggtgatgccgaAAAGGTTTTTAGAGCCTCAGAATGTAGAAttcatttaaaacaagtgatgaccttttgggtcatcacaatttcGGTCACCAATCTTTGGTATGTTGCTCTAGTATTCTTCAAGTCGAACGACATAACTTTATAGCAGTAAGCCCCCCTATATGtaataaatgaagtttttttccTAATCTAGAGGATCCATTTTTATTTGGTTATAACCAGAATATGCATCtagaaaacataaaacattcatGACCTGCAGTAaaatcaattagttgatctatatgcagCAAAGAAAACGAATCTTTAGGGCAAGCTTTATTTATATCAGTATAATCCACACACACTTGCCACTTTCCGTTCTTTTTTGGAACTAAAAAATATTAGCTAACTAGTCagggtactttacctctcgaattaagccaatttttaaaagtttttgtacCTAGTCTTGGACTACTTGATTTTTAAATGCTCCCTGTTTCCGTTTTTTTTGACAGGGGATGTAACGGATCTTCATTCAGCTTATGAGTCATTACCTCTAGTGGTATACCTGTGATGTGTAAATGCGACTAAGCAAAGCAATCGGCATTAGTGCGTAAGAATTCAATTAATTTACCTTTCATTTCCAAGCTCAGGTTCGTTTTGATGTCAAAAAAAATTATTAGGCCAATGATCGAATAACATAACAGCTTCGAGCTCCTCtgtggttgttttgatatttttgttcTCCTCTGGCTCTTGGATCACATAGGGCCTTGACTCTATATTAGCTTCATTTTTTGGACTTTCAATTGAGACATGTAATAAATTATCCTCAACTTaattctgtaattgctatttcTTATCTCCGTCTTCGAGTGTTCCACTTGTGGTTGCAACTGAGTTGATATCCCGCACAACCTATTGATTCCTTATGATTTTATGGATTCCCCATTATGATGGGAATTTAAATACTTGGTGCAATGTTGATGGTTTGCATCCATATCGTGAATCCACAGCCTTCCTAAAATGATGTTTTAAGCCATGTCTGCATCTACCACTTGGAATTTAGTGTCTTTGATCACACCCTATGTGAACGTTGGCAACATGATTTCACCTTTCATTATGACATTTGAATTATCGAACCCTGTCAACGATTGAGCATTGGGTATCATATGATCAATCACTTATTCTTCATTCACTACTCTATGTATTATGATGTTCACAGATCTACATGGGTTAATGAAAACTCGTTTGACAATTGTATCATGAagaagtaaagatattaccagtacaCGTTATGGGGGATGATCAAGCCGTCCGCATATTTATCATAATAAATTGTGTTAGTAACAATGATTTTGGATGTGTTTTTTGCCACTGTGTATGTTACTCCATTGACTTCTTCACCCCTAGTTAAGATTGCCGAACCCGGTGATGTGGGTTTTGGTGgttcttgcctatttttcatgtAATATTGTTTCCTTTTTCACTAAACAGAGCAGTGAGTTAGCCTTTTTTCAATAAATATTCAACCTTTCCTTGCAGAATCCTGCAATATATTGTTCTATGGCCATGAtcattgtgaaattcgcaccaagaTTCATGGCTCCTTCTGCTGGGATCTGACCTAATCTCTTTTGGCAATCGTACTTTATTACCGATGCCTCTTAGAACAACTACCAACTCAGATGTAATGTCATTGGAATTATAATCTCCTATTCTTGATTGAGAGTTTGGATCACTATTTCTTGCTGTGTCTCATTCCTTATTGAATCGGGTAGAGGAACTCATCTCCTTTTGTCTCGATCTTGAATCAAACTATGCATGTtcttgtttttatcaagaatCTTGTCTTGCAGGCCCCATATAAGGCTCGTACATGTTCTTTCTAGACCTCCTTTCTATTTCTGAACGTCTAGACCCGAACCTTTCCTCTACCTTTGGCCGAGACACCATATCTTCTTCTATTCGCAACTTCGTATTGTACCTGTTGTACACATCATTCTAGGTAGGGGTGTCAACGGTTCAGTTCGGCCGGTTATTATATTAAATTTTTATCATActatttttcggttattctattatgtataaccaaaactAAACTTTTCGAAACCATCCCACTCATATCGGTTtccttcggtatcggtacggttcggtaaaTTTTCGGTAATTTTTTTTAATCTCATGTAAAAGTcactagtagaagtagaatgcaataacatacatACTTTTATAAGGCTTAACAAAACTCTCTAGGCATTTTTACAGTTTAAAAGTTTATGAATTAAGATAATatgaaagatggctagagtatagatccatcaactattctacatcagcgtaaaagaaactaagcaagtacaaaaaaatataaatcacacgagtgaaAAAAATAAACCAAGTTGGGATTCAATAATAAAATCgctagaagattaaatattcaaaaatataaatcaaAATCATatgataacaacaataacaacatacccaATATTATCCCACACtgtagggtctggggagtgtactgtgtacgcataccttatccctaccttgtgaggatagagaggttgtttccaatagaccctcggctcagaaaacatgagcaccacattaatgaaaaatatatACAAGAAAGGACAGTACCAAAAATtcatataaaagcagaataaaaacaacaagatagtaaggtgatcaacaatgaaataGAACAACGGTTAGTCAAAAAAAACCTATTACCAACAGAAATCGAGAATGCGTGCCCATACTACTGGTATGAATACTCTAGGCTACCTAGTCTACTACCCTAATCCTTGacctccataccttcctatcaagggtcatgtcctcggtcagctgaaCTGCGctatgtcttgcctaatcacctctccctacCTCTTCTTTgacctacctctacctctccatAGGCCCTCCAATGTCGACCTcccacacctcctcaccggggcatctgtgctcctcctcctcacATAACCAAACCACCTTAGCCGTGCTTCCTGCATCTTGTCTTCAATAGGGGCCACACCCATCTTGTCGCAAATAATCTCATTTCTGATCCTATCTaacctagtgtgcccgcacatccatctcaacatcctcatctctgctaccttcatcttctaaACACGAgcgatcttgactggccaacactcatccccatacaacatcgttggcctgaccaccactctgtagaacttacctttaagtttcaGCGGCACTTTCTTATCACGCAAAACACCGGAAGCGAGTCTCCATTTCATACATCCTGCCCCAATATGATGTGTTGaatcttcatcaatctccccatcCCCCTGAATAATAGACCCAAAGTACTAAAAAATTCCTCTCCTAGGGATGACCTTTGAGTCCATCCTCACCTCCCCTTCCCCTCCTTGAGTCTCgccactgaacttacactccatgtattctgtcttggtcctgctcaacttgaaaatTTTAGACTCCAGGGTCTGCCTCCATATCTCTAATTGCGCGTTCACACTATCTCGAGTCTCGTTAATCAATAAAATGTCAtctgcaaatagcatgcaccactGCACCTCCCCTTGGATGTAGCATGTCAGTATGCCCATTGCTAGAGCAAACAAAAAAGGGTTGAGTGCAGACCCTTGATGCAACCCCATCATAATCGGAAAATGGTCTGAGTCCCTACCCACCATCCACAATAGGATATTtgatccatcatacatgtccttaatcaaccTAACGTAGGCAACAAGtacacctctagcctccaaacatctccataaAACCTCCCTTGGAACTTTATCGTATGCCTTTTCAAAGtcgatgaacaccatatgcaagtccttctttCTTTCCCTATACTGCTCCATCAATCTCCTAACAAGGTGGATGTCTTCTGTAGTCGAACGTCCCGGCATAAACCCAAACTGGTTCTCGGAAATAGACACACTCCTCCTCACCCTAAGCTCTACCACTCTCTCCTAGACTTTTATAGTATGGCTAAGTAGTTTGATACCCCGATAgttattgcaattttggatatcactCTTGTTCTTGTATATAGGAACCATTgtgctccacctccactcttcgggaATCTTCTTCATTctaaaaatgacattaaataacctAGTGAGACACTCCAAGCCTGCCTTGCCCGCACACTTCCAAAACTCCACCGAGATTTCATCTGGCCCTGTCACTTTGCCCTTGCTCATCTTATGCATAGCCCCCTCAACTTCATCAACTATAATCCGCCTACAATAACCAAAGTCACAATGACTCCCGGAGATTTCCAAATCACCCAGTACAATGCTCCGGTCCCCCTCCTCGTTCAAGAGACTATAgaagtaggtctgccatctccgACGGATAAGCCCCTCATCCAACAAAACTACCTTCTTTGTCCTTGATGCACTTCACTTGGTCCAAGATACGCGCCTTTCTTTCTCGCGCCTTGGCCAACCTGAACAACCTATTATCCCCACCTCGGCTCTTGAGTTCCTCATACGCACGACTAAAAGCTGTAGTCTTGGCCACCGTAATGCTAGCTTTGCCTCTTTTTTAGCCTACTTATAATGCTCCCTATTTgccctcttctcctcctcgtctaCACTTTCCATTAGCTTTAGATACACTGCTTTCTTGGTTTTCACTTTTCCTTGCACCTCTCccttccaccaccagtctcccttGTGACCACCAGGGTATCCTTTTGTGACCCCCAATACCTCTCTCGCATCTTCCCAAATGCACTGCACAATTGTGGTCCACATAGCACTTGCATCCCCACTATTCCTCCATGCCCCAATAATCAAAAGCTTGACCCCCCAACTCTTGTGCTTTATCTTTCATCAAGGCTCCCAACTTGATCCTATGTTGGCTATACATcgccctcctcctcctcttcctcgTGATCTCAAGGTCTAATGACTAGGAGCCTATGAAGGGTCGAGAGATTCTCACTCGGGATGACCTTGCAATCCATGCAAAGGCCTCTATCAGACTTCATGCAAAGTAAATAATCAATCTGAGTCTCGGCCACTGAACTCCGAAAGGTGACCAAGTGCTCCCTCTTCTTCGGAAAACTCAAGTTTGCTATCACCAAATCAAATGCTCTAGCAAAGTCCAGTAGAGACATTCCTCCTCCATTTCTATCTCCAAAACCAAAGCCACCATGCACATCATCATAACCCACAGAAGTCTCTCCAATGTGGCCATTAAAATCTCCTCCTTTTAAAAGTTTCTCGGTATGCACCATCTCATCCAAATCCTCCCCGAAGCGCCTCTTGActtcctcatccaagcctgcttgggGTGCGTACGCACTGATTATGTGCCAAGTAAAACCTCCAACAACTAGCTTAATTATCATCATCCTATCATTCACCCTCCTAACTTCCACCACTAGTTCACGGAGGTCATTATCAAGCAAGATACTTACCCCGTTCATGTCCCCCACCCTCCCAGAATACCATAGTTTGAACCTGTCCACATCCCGTGCCTTATATCCTACCCACCTAGCCTCCTGTACAcaagctatattaatcttccttttCTCGAGAATATTCACTAATTCTACAGATTTTTAGTCAAAATCAAAATCATACGAAacgaaacatattcaatacattgtagtttgcaaCTGATAATCGCTATAATACCTTGTGTCTTGCTAGTAAAAATGTTtgaaataatttagtttcaatagGAGTGGCATAATAAGTTTGGGAATTAGGATTTTGAGTtaaattacttgttggcttgtaactatttcattatttcaaagctcaagaaaaaatttaatattttattatttttaaactacttatataaatatatttttacaTTGTGAATTTATTcagtacggttcggtatttttctgatttatttttataaaataaaaaaacctaTCCTAATTATCGGTATGggtatatatttatataaaaactaattattttattaaaagaaatctaAAAGTCGGTTTGGTACGATACGGTTCGATCAGTTTAGTCGATTTTAAATTATCCATTGATACCCCTAATTCCaggtggttgcaggaaattctcgcaGGCTTTCTTTTAATCTTCTCGTGGCTTCAAAACTTTTCCCATTCAGATTACTTGCAAATGCCATATCTACCCAGTTATCAAGTACACGCGGTAACATCATCCTCTCACGCTGGAATCTGTCTACAAATTTTTTGAGCAATGCCATGACTTCATGCTTCACTTTGAAGTTATCTTCCATTATTTTTTCTACTTTTGGGCTCTCGAATGTGCt
The Nicotiana sylvestris chromosome 11, ASM39365v2, whole genome shotgun sequence DNA segment above includes these coding regions:
- the LOC138881015 gene encoding uncharacterized protein, coding for MEDNFKVKHEVMALLKKFVDRFQRERMMLPRVLDNWVDMAFAKLVNILEKRKINIACVQEARWVGYKARDVDRFKLWYSGRVGDMNGVSILLDNDLRELVVEVRRVNDRMMIIKLVVGGFTWHIISAYAPQAGLDEEVKRRFGEDLDEMVHTEKLLKGGDFNGHIGETSVGYDDVHGGFGFGDRNGGGMSLLDFARAFDLVIANLSFPKKREHLVTFRSSVAETQIDYLLCMKSDRGLCMDCKCIWEDAREVLGVTKGYPGGHKGDWWWKGEVQGKVKTKKAVYLKLMESVDEEEKRANREHYK